In a genomic window of Flavobacterium sp. KACC 22761:
- a CDS encoding ABC transporter ATP-binding protein, protein MENKAIVCKDLTKQFGDFKAVDKISFEVSEGEIFGFLGANGAGKTTAMRILCGLSFPTSGEASVAGFDVYKQQEKIKKNIGYMSQKFSLYDNLTILENIEFYGGVYGVSRPEIKERSQDLVKTLGLEKEAKKLVGGLPLGWKQKLAFSVAVFHRPKIVFLDEPTGGVDPITRRQFWDMIYEASANGITVFVTTHYMDEAEYCNRISIMVDGRVEAIDSPAGLKNRFNTTSMDEVFYELARNAKRAAD, encoded by the coding sequence ATGGAAAATAAAGCAATTGTTTGTAAGGATTTAACGAAACAGTTTGGTGATTTCAAAGCGGTAGATAAAATCAGCTTTGAAGTCAGTGAAGGTGAAATATTTGGTTTTCTCGGTGCCAACGGCGCGGGAAAAACAACAGCAATGCGAATTCTCTGCGGACTTTCGTTTCCTACTTCTGGAGAAGCCAGTGTTGCAGGATTTGATGTTTACAAACAACAGGAAAAAATCAAAAAGAATATTGGTTATATGAGCCAAAAGTTTTCTTTATATGACAATTTAACCATTCTGGAAAATATTGAGTTTTATGGTGGCGTTTACGGGGTTTCTCGGCCAGAAATAAAGGAAAGAAGCCAAGATTTGGTCAAAACTTTAGGCTTGGAAAAAGAAGCTAAAAAATTGGTTGGCGGATTGCCTTTGGGCTGGAAACAAAAACTGGCTTTTTCTGTAGCCGTTTTTCATCGGCCAAAGATTGTTTTTTTGGATGAACCAACTGGCGGTGTCGATCCAATTACAAGAAGACAGTTTTGGGATATGATTTATGAAGCTTCCGCTAATGGAATTACGGTTTTCGTTACGACGCATTATATGGACGAAGCCGAATATTGCAACAGAATAAGCATTATGGTTGACGGCAGAGTGGAGGCAATAGATTCGCCAGCGGGATTAAAAAATCGTTTCAATACGACTTCTATGGATGAAGTTTTTTATGAATTGGCACGAAACGCTAAAAGAGCAGCAGATTAA
- a CDS encoding ABC transporter ATP-binding protein, protein MPAVVLNNITKKYGDFVAVDNVSFEVQKGELFGLIGPDGAGKTSIFRILTTLLLAENGTATVEDHDVVKDFQEIRNKVGYMPGKFSLYQDLTVKENLNFFATIFGTTIEENYELIKDIYDQIKPFNNRRAGKLSGGMKQKLALCCALIHKPEVLFLDEPTTGVDVVSRSEFWEMLDKLKKQQITIVVSTPYMDEAKLCDRIALIQNGKIMKVDAPQQIINDFPKPLFAAKAKNIYKLLKDFRTDKEIESCDAFGEFVHLTLTSETANEETIKTIAEKYNPENFEVKKIEPTIEDSFIRFMREQNNSEESKEVLNGK, encoded by the coding sequence ATGCCTGCAGTTGTTCTAAATAATATTACTAAAAAATACGGCGATTTTGTTGCCGTAGATAATGTGTCTTTTGAGGTTCAGAAAGGCGAGCTTTTTGGATTGATAGGTCCAGATGGAGCTGGAAAAACGTCAATTTTTAGAATTTTGACCACATTATTATTGGCAGAAAATGGAACAGCAACTGTTGAAGACCATGATGTTGTAAAAGATTTTCAGGAAATCAGAAATAAAGTGGGCTACATGCCGGGGAAATTTTCGCTGTATCAAGATTTGACCGTGAAGGAAAATCTGAACTTTTTTGCTACTATTTTCGGAACTACGATTGAGGAAAACTACGAATTGATAAAAGACATTTACGACCAAATAAAGCCGTTTAATAATCGGCGCGCAGGAAAACTTTCTGGTGGAATGAAACAAAAACTGGCTTTATGTTGCGCATTGATTCATAAGCCTGAAGTTTTGTTTTTAGATGAACCAACAACGGGCGTGGACGTCGTTTCCAGAAGTGAATTTTGGGAAATGCTCGACAAACTGAAAAAACAGCAAATCACAATAGTCGTTTCGACTCCTTATATGGATGAAGCAAAATTATGTGATCGCATCGCTTTGATCCAGAATGGAAAAATAATGAAAGTTGATGCGCCGCAGCAAATTATAAATGATTTTCCAAAACCGCTTTTTGCTGCTAAAGCGAAAAACATCTACAAACTTTTGAAGGATTTTCGAACCGATAAAGAAATCGAAAGTTGCGACGCCTTTGGAGAATTTGTTCATCTTACTTTGACATCGGAAACTGCGAACGAGGAAACTATAAAAACAATTGCAGAAAAGTACAATCCGGAGAATTTTGAAGTCAAAAAGATAGAACCAACGATTGAAGACAGTTTTATTCGTTTTATGAGAGAACAAAACAATTCAGAAGAATCTAAAGAAGTCTTAAATGGAAAATAA
- a CDS encoding DUF2490 domain-containing protein produces MKNNFTWIFLLLFSIAAFGQSAQKKEINQQLQTWVSINSVTKFADHWGIVGDFHIRRNDFVSDPSFYFIRGGLSYIPNSNVSVNVGYAHMWLAPSNPDWSTFADENRIYQQAQLNTKMGNVSILQRVRNEQRWQEKIVDDKPSGDWRFTNRIRYLASFTFRISDNKSWPSMVLSDEILLHFGEEVVYNTFDQNRFFIGIKKNINPKWSYDFGYMNVYQQKYSGYQYDMNHTIRLFFYLNTSIRKKAPSTTENSGDE; encoded by the coding sequence ATGAAAAACAATTTTACTTGGATTTTTCTTCTTTTGTTTTCCATTGCAGCTTTTGGACAATCGGCTCAAAAGAAAGAAATCAACCAACAGCTTCAAACTTGGGTTTCTATTAACAGCGTTACTAAATTTGCCGATCATTGGGGCATTGTTGGCGATTTTCACATCAGACGAAACGACTTTGTTTCCGATCCGAGTTTTTATTTCATTAGAGGCGGTTTAAGCTACATTCCAAATTCAAATGTTTCAGTAAATGTAGGGTATGCACATATGTGGCTCGCGCCTTCAAATCCGGATTGGAGTACATTTGCAGATGAAAACAGGATTTATCAACAGGCACAATTGAATACAAAAATGGGAAATGTGAGTATTTTGCAACGCGTGCGAAATGAGCAACGATGGCAGGAAAAAATAGTTGATGACAAACCTAGCGGAGACTGGCGTTTTACAAATAGAATACGCTATTTGGCAAGTTTCACTTTTAGAATTTCTGATAATAAATCTTGGCCCTCAATGGTGCTTTCTGATGAAATTTTGCTTCATTTTGGGGAAGAAGTCGTTTATAATACTTTTGACCAAAACCGTTTTTTCATCGGAATCAAAAAAAACATCAATCCAAAATGGAGTTATGATTTTGGATATATGAATGTTTATCAGCAAAAATATTCGGGTTATCAATATGATATGAATCACACCATCAGATTATTTTTTTATCTGAATACCAGCATTCGAAAAAAAGCGCCTTCAACGACTGAAAATTCGGGTGACGAATAA
- a CDS encoding TolC family protein: protein MRKLDVLKYIGLLSFMNIVSAQTLTIDQSYKLAVENYPLIKQYELIEKSKEYTLSNANKAYLPQISVTAIEGYVFGDFPSMGNSGNDSKFKFIGLGQVNQVIWDGGATKTQKKIVEASSNVDKASVEVSLYDLRSRVNQLYFGVLLIEEQLKQLEIQNTILANNIDKVKKLHENGLAYKTDVDEMKAEQLILSRQKKDFEYTKNGYQTMFSYLIGKNINQTKFEKPINAVGLDTLIKRPEQLRFSNQRNLISAQSDMQKVSLMPKVGLIGAGVVFAPGINFGTSKISTVGVAGLSVNWDIKGLYKNSNEKELTKQQLKQIDLQEETFLFNTRFQMNQKTADIERQTSILKDDDAIVKLRQTIREGYQLKYDTGAGPLIDLLNATEKEGNARAEKALHEIQLLMSAYEYQTIKGN from the coding sequence ATGAGGAAATTAGACGTACTTAAATATATAGGATTGCTGTCCTTTATGAATATTGTTTCAGCACAGACCTTGACAATTGATCAAAGCTACAAGCTTGCAGTTGAAAATTATCCTTTAATCAAGCAATACGAATTGATTGAAAAAAGCAAAGAATATACGTTGAGCAATGCCAATAAAGCGTATCTGCCTCAAATAAGTGTGACCGCAATTGAAGGATATGTTTTTGGCGATTTTCCAAGTATGGGAAATTCTGGAAATGACAGTAAATTTAAATTTATCGGACTTGGTCAAGTAAATCAGGTAATTTGGGATGGCGGTGCAACTAAAACCCAAAAAAAGATTGTAGAAGCTTCTTCAAATGTTGATAAAGCTTCAGTCGAAGTATCGCTTTATGATTTGCGCTCGCGAGTGAATCAGCTTTATTTTGGTGTATTGCTAATTGAGGAACAGCTGAAACAATTAGAAATACAAAATACCATTTTGGCCAACAATATTGACAAAGTCAAAAAACTTCATGAAAATGGCCTCGCTTACAAAACGGATGTTGACGAAATGAAAGCCGAGCAATTAATTCTCAGCAGACAAAAAAAAGATTTTGAATATACCAAAAATGGCTATCAAACCATGTTTTCGTATTTGATTGGGAAAAACATAAATCAGACAAAATTTGAAAAACCTATAAATGCTGTCGGTTTAGATACGTTGATTAAACGTCCAGAACAATTGCGTTTTTCGAATCAACGAAACTTAATAAGTGCACAATCGGATATGCAAAAGGTAAGTTTAATGCCAAAAGTGGGCTTGATTGGTGCTGGAGTTGTATTTGCGCCTGGAATTAATTTCGGAACAAGTAAAATTTCAACCGTTGGTGTTGCAGGATTAAGCGTCAACTGGGATATAAAAGGTTTGTATAAAAATTCTAACGAAAAGGAATTGACAAAACAGCAATTAAAGCAAATCGATCTTCAGGAAGAAACTTTTTTGTTCAATACCAGATTTCAAATGAATCAAAAAACGGCTGATATTGAAAGGCAAACTTCAATTTTGAAAGATGACGATGCCATTGTTAAGCTTCGACAAACCATTCGCGAAGGATATCAATTAAAATATGACACTGGCGCCGGTCCGTTAATCGATTTGTTGAATGCAACAGAAAAAGAAGGAAATGCACGAGCAGAGAAAGCTTTGCATGAAATTCAGCTTTTGATGAGCGCCTACGAATACCAAACAATCAAAGGAAATTAA
- a CDS encoding PQQ-dependent sugar dehydrogenase, producing the protein MKKITCLLALFTIFSISLSCNSCSNDKDTPSDPGTVTDPVETNAPNSAYKPAFEGQTRINGIKTNTSFEGKVITSTLANPWGVKMLPDGRLLITEKAGQMRIVTTAGVVSSPITGLPAVNPSGQGGLLGLCLDPDFASNKMIYWVFSEATTGGNNTAVAKGKLSADEKTIEGATVIYRAKPANPSNLHYGGRILFDKTGNLVISTGERSVIETRPLAQSVASGLGKVIRLTKEGQPASGNPVFTGTGVLPELYSIGHRNPQGLALHPVTSEIWESEHGPRGGDEINRLKAGANFGWPTITYGIEYSGEKVGAGIQQQSGMEQPVYYWDPVVSPSGMTFYTGNRVPEWENNLFIGALSGMHIVRLAIENNKVVGEERLLASENQRFRDITQGSDGALYAITDQGRLYKIDKK; encoded by the coding sequence ATGAAAAAGATAACCTGCTTATTAGCGCTCTTCACAATATTTTCTATTTCTTTAAGCTGTAACAGTTGTTCCAATGATAAAGATACTCCATCAGATCCCGGCACGGTGACTGATCCAGTAGAAACAAATGCACCAAACAGTGCCTATAAACCGGCATTTGAAGGACAAACCCGAATTAACGGAATTAAAACAAATACCAGTTTTGAAGGTAAAGTTATCACAAGTACTTTAGCAAACCCGTGGGGCGTAAAAATGCTTCCAGACGGCCGACTTTTAATTACTGAAAAAGCGGGGCAAATGCGAATTGTAACTACAGCCGGCGTAGTCAGTAGTCCAATTACTGGACTTCCAGCAGTTAATCCTTCTGGTCAGGGCGGATTATTAGGTTTGTGCCTAGATCCTGATTTTGCATCAAACAAAATGATTTATTGGGTGTTTTCAGAAGCAACAACTGGCGGCAATAATACGGCTGTGGCCAAAGGGAAACTTTCGGCCGATGAAAAAACAATCGAAGGAGCAACCGTAATTTATCGTGCAAAACCTGCAAATCCTAGTAATCTTCATTATGGAGGACGAATTCTTTTTGATAAAACTGGAAATCTTGTGATTAGTACAGGAGAACGTTCCGTTATAGAAACCAGACCTTTAGCACAATCTGTAGCGTCTGGTCTAGGAAAAGTAATCCGATTGACAAAAGAGGGACAGCCAGCATCAGGAAATCCTGTTTTTACGGGAACTGGAGTATTGCCAGAGTTATATAGTATAGGACATAGAAATCCGCAAGGTTTGGCGCTTCATCCTGTTACGAGTGAAATTTGGGAAAGTGAACATGGTCCACGTGGCGGTGACGAAATAAATCGATTAAAAGCTGGAGCTAATTTTGGTTGGCCAACAATTACTTACGGAATTGAATACAGTGGCGAGAAGGTGGGAGCGGGAATTCAGCAACAAAGCGGTATGGAACAGCCTGTTTATTATTGGGATCCGGTGGTTTCTCCAAGCGGTATGACGTTCTACACAGGAAATCGCGTGCCAGAATGGGAAAACAATCTTTTTATTGGCGCTTTGAGCGGCATGCATATTGTGAGGCTTGCTATTGAAAATAATAAAGTAGTAGGAGAGGAAAGACTTTTGGCTTCCGAAAATCAGCGATTCAGAGATATTACACAGGGCAGTGATGGCGCTCTTTACGCTATTACAGATCAAGGCCGACTTTATAAAATCGACAAAAAATAA
- a CDS encoding HlyD family secretion protein has protein sequence MKKIKLLCFLVATFCLFSCAKNENEFDASGSFEAVETILSAEANGQILKFNVEEGQQLEVGQKVGFIDSTQLSISKMQLRQNKKAILSGRPQEQIQTESLKKQLANALLDRNRTEKLVKGGVASQKQLDDANAKVATLQSQIAAQKNSLEITNENLTEQGNTVGVQLKGIDDQLNKSIIVNPIKGTVLAKYAEQYEMAVVGKPLYKIANLETLDLRAYITGTQLPQIKIGQQVKVRIDEGEKKCKEYQGTINWISDKSEFSPKTIPTKDERANLVYAIKVRVKNDGFLKIGMYGEVLWSK, from the coding sequence ATGAAAAAGATAAAGCTCTTATGTTTTTTAGTAGCAACATTTTGCTTGTTTTCCTGCGCTAAAAATGAAAATGAATTTGATGCATCGGGATCTTTTGAAGCTGTAGAAACGATTTTATCCGCGGAAGCGAATGGACAAATATTAAAATTCAATGTGGAAGAAGGACAGCAATTAGAAGTTGGACAAAAAGTAGGTTTTATTGATAGCACTCAATTATCGATCAGCAAAATGCAGTTGCGACAAAATAAAAAAGCAATTTTAAGCGGAAGACCTCAAGAACAAATTCAGACTGAAAGTTTAAAAAAACAACTTGCAAATGCTCTTTTAGATCGCAACAGAACTGAAAAGTTGGTAAAAGGTGGCGTGGCTTCACAGAAACAATTGGATGATGCTAATGCAAAAGTGGCGACTTTGCAATCTCAAATTGCGGCGCAGAAAAATTCTTTGGAAATTACGAACGAAAATCTGACGGAACAAGGAAATACAGTTGGCGTTCAGTTAAAAGGAATTGACGATCAATTGAATAAAAGTATCATTGTAAATCCGATTAAAGGAACCGTTTTGGCAAAATATGCGGAACAATATGAAATGGCAGTTGTAGGCAAACCGCTTTATAAAATTGCCAATCTTGAAACGCTTGATCTTCGAGCGTATATTACTGGAACACAGTTGCCACAAATTAAAATTGGACAGCAAGTTAAAGTCAGAATTGATGAAGGCGAGAAAAAATGTAAGGAATATCAAGGCACAATAAATTGGATTTCAGATAAATCAGAGTTTTCGCCCAAAACAATTCCGACGAAAGATGAAAGGGCAAATTTGGTTTATGCCATAAAAGTGCGTGTCAAAAATGATGGGTTTTTGAAAATTGGTATGTACGGCGAAGTCCTTTGGTCAAAATAA
- a CDS encoding ABC transporter permease — MKVLRFILQKEFRQIFRDKTILAMMFIVPTIQLIILPLAANFEVKNVNIAYVDHDHSSYSQKLANKIGSSGYFHIAGAPASYLEGLELIETGEADLILEIPSGFERNLVREGSQKVNIAADAINGTKSNIGSAYLNVVLADFSQDLDIRFKLPKQSASMAPSLITLTSTNWYNPRAEYKYYMVPGILVLLLTLIGGFITALNIVKEKEIGTIEQINVTPIQKWQFILGKLIPFWIVGMIVFTVGLTVMYLIYGIFPKGSLAVLYLFAAVYLIALLGLGLLISTFADTQLQAMFIAFFFMMIFMLMSGFFTSTDSMPNWARTMSEFTPVTHFIKVVRLIVLKGSGLKEVGRELLYLGVFAVVLNALAIYNYRKTS, encoded by the coding sequence ATGAAAGTGCTTCGTTTTATATTGCAGAAAGAATTTCGTCAGATATTCAGAGACAAAACAATCTTGGCGATGATGTTTATCGTGCCTACAATACAACTTATTATTTTGCCTTTGGCAGCAAACTTCGAAGTAAAAAATGTAAACATCGCTTATGTCGATCACGATCATAGCTCGTATTCACAAAAATTGGCAAATAAAATTGGCTCGTCTGGATATTTTCATATTGCGGGCGCTCCAGCTTCCTATTTAGAAGGATTAGAATTGATTGAAACAGGAGAAGCCGATTTGATTTTAGAAATTCCATCCGGATTTGAACGAAATTTGGTCAGAGAGGGAAGCCAGAAAGTAAATATTGCTGCAGACGCCATTAACGGAACAAAATCAAATATTGGATCTGCATATCTAAATGTAGTTTTAGCCGATTTTAGCCAAGATCTTGATATCCGGTTTAAACTGCCAAAACAATCGGCTTCAATGGCTCCGTCGTTAATTACTTTGACAAGCACCAATTGGTACAATCCAAGAGCCGAATATAAATATTATATGGTTCCCGGAATTTTGGTTTTGCTGCTCACATTAATTGGTGGATTTATCACTGCACTCAATATTGTAAAAGAAAAAGAGATAGGAACGATCGAGCAAATCAATGTAACGCCTATTCAGAAATGGCAATTCATTTTAGGAAAATTAATCCCTTTTTGGATCGTCGGAATGATCGTATTTACGGTTGGACTCACGGTAATGTATTTGATTTATGGCATATTTCCAAAGGGAAGTCTCGCAGTGCTTTATCTTTTTGCAGCCGTATATTTAATAGCTTTATTAGGTCTCGGGCTTTTGATTTCTACATTTGCAGATACGCAACTGCAAGCCATGTTTATTGCCTTTTTCTTCATGATGATTTTCATGCTTATGAGCGGTTTTTTCACGAGTACCGATAGTATGCCAAATTGGGCTAGGACAATGTCAGAGTTTACTCCGGTAACACATTTTATTAAAGTGGTCCGTTTGATTGTTTTAAAAGGAAGTGGCTTAAAAGAAGTTGGACGAGAACTTTTGTATTTGGGCGTTTTTGCTGTTGTTTTAAATGCACTGGCAATTTACAATTACAGGAAGACGAGTTAA
- a CDS encoding TetR/AcrR family transcriptional regulator: MKVSASDKKDTTTEEKIKTAAKTVFYKKGFTATRTRDIAEEAGLNLALLNYYFRSKAKLFEIIMAETFAGFVGSMKVILNDEKTSLEQKVVIIVERYIDFISAEPEIPTFILTEIRNNPEGLLKKMPIREIVNESVFIKQFQEALKNKEISEPNPLHFLMNILGLVVFPFIAKPIIMGSRNLETADFSNLMQERKKKIPIWIKAMFSAV, translated from the coding sequence ATGAAAGTTTCAGCATCTGATAAAAAAGATACCACTACAGAAGAAAAGATAAAAACAGCAGCTAAAACTGTTTTTTATAAAAAAGGTTTTACAGCAACTAGAACAAGAGATATTGCAGAAGAAGCAGGTTTGAATCTTGCGCTGCTCAATTATTATTTTAGAAGCAAAGCAAAACTTTTTGAAATCATAATGGCTGAAACTTTTGCTGGTTTTGTTGGCAGTATGAAAGTGATTTTGAATGATGAAAAAACTTCTTTGGAGCAAAAAGTAGTCATAATTGTTGAACGATACATTGATTTTATCAGCGCTGAACCAGAAATACCAACATTCATTCTTACTGAAATTCGAAATAATCCTGAAGGGCTTTTAAAAAAAATGCCAATCAGAGAAATTGTAAACGAATCGGTTTTTATAAAGCAGTTTCAGGAAGCGCTGAAGAATAAAGAAATTTCGGAACCAAATCCGCTTCATTTTTTGATGAATATTTTGGGATTGGTCGTTTTTCCATTTATCGCCAAACCTATTATTATGGGAAGCCGAAATTTGGAAACAGCCGATTTCAGTAACTTGATGCAAGAGCGCAAAAAAAAAATCCCGATTTGGATAAAAGCTATGTTTTCAGCTGTTTAA
- a CDS encoding ABC transporter permease — protein MKRLLAFIRKEFYHVFRDKRTLLILFGLPVAQIILFGFALSSEVKNIGIAIQDNAHDIHSEKIIRKIQSSDYFHVENPILDYKDVENRFKDGSIKCAIIFPSNFGSEIQRLGGAKIQVIADASDPNTATIVTNYLAAIVGDYQRELNPTAQLNYQIVPELRHLYNEQQNGSLNFIPGVIALIFMIVSTALTSVSVVREKELGTMEILLVSPFKPIMVLIAKAIPYLALSLINFMLILFLSVYLLHVEIKGSFLLLFAESILFIITCLSLGLLISNVTDSQQTAMLISMMGMMLPTLILTGFMFPLENMPWIFQVVSHIVPSRYYYTIVKAVMLKGLGFEFVWKETLILAGMAAFLLTIALKKFKIRLS, from the coding sequence ATGAAAAGATTATTAGCTTTTATTCGGAAAGAATTTTATCATGTATTCAGGGACAAAAGAACTTTGTTGATTCTTTTTGGGCTTCCTGTTGCACAGATTATTCTCTTTGGATTTGCGTTGAGCAGTGAAGTCAAAAATATCGGAATTGCGATTCAGGATAATGCGCATGATATTCATTCTGAAAAAATTATTAGAAAAATACAATCAAGCGATTACTTTCATGTCGAAAATCCAATTTTGGATTATAAAGACGTTGAAAATAGATTTAAAGACGGAAGTATAAAATGTGCTATCATTTTTCCGTCAAATTTTGGTTCTGAAATACAGCGTCTTGGTGGCGCAAAAATTCAAGTAATTGCCGATGCTTCAGATCCAAATACGGCAACTATAGTAACGAATTATTTGGCCGCAATTGTTGGAGATTACCAACGAGAATTAAACCCAACAGCTCAATTAAATTATCAAATTGTTCCCGAATTAAGGCATCTTTACAACGAACAACAAAATGGCTCGCTGAATTTTATTCCGGGTGTTATTGCCTTGATTTTTATGATTGTAAGCACGGCGCTGACATCGGTTTCCGTGGTTCGCGAGAAAGAGCTTGGTACTATGGAAATTCTGCTTGTATCTCCTTTCAAACCCATAATGGTTTTGATTGCAAAAGCAATTCCGTATTTGGCGCTTTCACTGATTAATTTTATGCTGATCTTGTTTTTATCGGTATATCTTCTGCATGTTGAAATAAAAGGTAGTTTTTTATTGCTTTTTGCCGAAAGTATTTTGTTCATCATTACTTGCCTTTCTTTGGGTTTACTGATTTCAAATGTGACAGATTCGCAACAAACGGCAATGTTGATTTCGATGATGGGAATGATGTTGCCCACATTGATACTTACAGGTTTTATGTTTCCGCTGGAAAATATGCCTTGGATTTTTCAGGTTGTTTCGCATATTGTGCCTTCTCGATATTATTATACTATTGTAAAAGCTGTAATGCTCAAAGGTTTGGGATTTGAGTTTGTTTGGAAAGAAACTTTGATATTGGCAGGAATGGCGGCATTTTTATTGACTATTGCATTGAAAAAATTTAAGATTCGGTTATCATGA
- a CDS encoding dienelactone hydrolase family protein — MTKLTKEDISQEVFDLYDDYAHNKIDRRIFIEKLSIFAVGTLTLPSLLSFMTPNYVDSILVQPTDPRLKTGYINYDSPKGGGSIKGLLSQPAETKKKLPGIIVVHENRGLNPYIEDVARRAALEGFITLAPDALSPLGGYPGNDDAGRELQKKRTREEMLEDFIAAFEYLKSHKDCNGHIGVVGFCFGGWIANMMAVKLPDLKAAVPYYGGQPTAEEAEKIKTPLLLHYAGLDTRVNEGWPAFEQILNKNKVEHTAYFYNGVNHGFHNNTTPRYDEAAATLSWTRTIDFFKLKLKAK, encoded by the coding sequence ATGACCAAACTAACCAAAGAAGATATAAGTCAAGAAGTATTTGACTTATACGATGATTATGCTCACAATAAAATCGATCGCCGAATATTTATTGAGAAATTATCCATTTTTGCGGTTGGGACATTGACACTTCCTTCGCTTTTAAGTTTTATGACACCCAATTATGTCGATAGCATTTTGGTTCAGCCAACAGACCCAAGATTAAAAACTGGCTATATCAATTATGATTCTCCAAAAGGTGGCGGAAGCATTAAAGGGCTTTTATCGCAGCCAGCAGAAACCAAAAAGAAACTGCCCGGAATTATCGTAGTTCATGAAAATCGCGGACTTAATCCTTATATTGAAGATGTTGCACGAAGAGCCGCTCTCGAAGGTTTCATCACACTTGCGCCTGATGCATTATCACCTTTGGGCGGTTATCCCGGCAATGATGATGCAGGAAGAGAATTGCAAAAGAAACGTACGCGTGAAGAAATGTTGGAAGATTTCATCGCCGCTTTTGAATATTTAAAATCACATAAAGATTGCAACGGCCATATTGGTGTAGTTGGATTTTGCTTTGGCGGGTGGATTGCCAATATGATGGCGGTAAAACTGCCAGATTTGAAAGCTGCAGTTCCTTATTATGGCGGACAGCCCACTGCCGAAGAAGCCGAAAAAATAAAAACGCCATTACTATTGCATTACGCTGGTCTTGATACACGAGTAAATGAAGGTTGGCCCGCATTTGAACAAATTCTCAACAAAAATAAAGTCGAACATACGGCTTATTTTTATAACGGAGTCAATCATGGTTTTCATAACAATACAACACCTAGATATGATGAAGCTGCAGCAACTTTATCATGGACAAGAACTATTGATTTTTTTAAATTGAAACTTAAAGCGAAATAA